The following are encoded together in the Glycine soja cultivar W05 chromosome 5, ASM419377v2, whole genome shotgun sequence genome:
- the LOC114411147 gene encoding protein PHYTOCHROME KINASE SUBSTRATE 4-like produces MKSNELRAVDHDPITSELSTFGAHKYFNQGTINDTNIQKVTINSNSRVSPLLNMDTEQKHNQEQGDITKWSFSHSSSSSVGGIGNGNHNNNNYNAHSFHVATPTPPPSSSKSTLNNKAGLLLHHPQTSKISVKPPQTSSNLTKKLKTSLSKPIWLLRRKCPCKDKKSVQVKVNINTNKNKNRNTPKPRTPPPQPKTLSHNQIHKDSLNHKAPPPPPSSNKKVKAQRLFQFQPSMNQLRKTSSEGFTFPLFLATNSTNPTKPHHQVHLNVVHEEEDATPRESLHMFQPPSPPKSRAMDDDAASDASSDLFEIESFSTQTTTLPYPIITPSIARCHESTDHEFFFANDSGSSLWRRRLRDTEVLPPL; encoded by the coding sequence ATGAAGTCTAATGAACTTAGAGCTGTAGACCATGATCCTATTACCTCTGAGCTTAGCACTTTTGGTGCACACAAGTACTTTAACCAAGGGACCATCAATGACACCAACATCCAAAAAGTGACCATCAACAGCAACAGCAGAGTCTCTCCCCTGCTCAACATGGACACagaacaaaaacacaatcaagAGCAAGGTGACATCACAAAATGGTCATTCTCccattcttcttcatcatcagtTGGTGGTATTGGTAATGGtaaccacaacaacaacaactacaaTGCTCATTCATTCCATGTTGCAACTCCAACACCACCACCCTCTTCTTCCAAATCCACTTTAAACAACAAAGCTGGTTTGTTATTGCATCACCCTCAAACAAGTAAAATATCAGTTAAGCCTCCTCAAACCTCCTCCAATCTCACAAAGAAACTCAAAACATCCTTGTCAAAACCCATTTGGCTTTTGAGAAGAAAATGCCCCTGTAAAGATAAAAAGTCAGTGCAAGTCAAAGTAAAcataaacacaaacaaaaacaaaaatagaaacaccCCCAAACCCCGAACTCCACCCCCACAACCCAAAACCCTCTCACACAACCAAATCCACAAAGATTCCTTGAATCACAaggcaccaccaccaccaccatcatccaacaagaaagtgaaggctCAAAGGTTGTTCCAATTCCAACCATCCATGAACCAACTTAGAAAGACCTCAAGTGAAGGCTTCACTTTCCCTTTGTTCTTGGCAACAAACTCCACCAACCCCACAAAACCTCATCATCAGGTTCATCTCAACGTGGTTCATGAAGAAGAGGACGCAACCCCACGTGAGTCCTTGCACATGTTCCAACCTCCAAGCCCCCCCAAGTCACGTGCCATGGATGATGATGCAGCTAGTGATGCAAGTTCTGATCTTTTTGAGATTGAAAGCTTCTCCACTCAAACTACTACACTTCCATACCCCATTATCACACCCTCCATTGCTCGGTGCCATGAATCCACCGATCACGAGTTCTTCTTCGCCAACGACTCCGGCAGCAGCCTGTGGCGGCGGCGACTGAGGGATACGGAGGTGCTGCCACCACTTTAA